GTGACTTCAAAAGAGAATATGCCAACATCGACGGAACTATCATCTTTAACACTCCAAATTACAAAGTTATTGTCGGTAATTTCAAATCGAGAATTGAAGCAGAACGCAATTTAATTGACATTAGAAAAAAATACAGAAATGTTTTCCTTCTTAAACCGGGAAAATAATAAACATTAAAAACACATATAAGAAGCGACACAAAACCCTCGCTTTTTTATAACTTCAAGATAATTTGCATTATCATCCTATTACAAAAAAAAGCTCCATCTTCATGGAGCTTTTTTCTTTTTCAACACAATAAAAAAGTTAATTTGTTACTTTAATACCAGTAGCCATAAATCGAATTTCTTCTTTTGGTTTGGTAATCGCATCTATTTCTGATTTTGTTTTTTTAGCATCTTTCGCATAATGCTTTAATTCTTCTACAGATGTTATTTTTCGCTCTGCCTTCCCTTCCAAAACAACATTTTTTCCTTTTAATGCAGTGGGCACAAAAAAAGCATAATCTTTCATCTTTACAAAAAACGAAGAGTTATCATCCGATTTTACTGTAATCCAGCAACCTCTTTTTTCACATACATCTGTCACCTCGCCT
This is a stretch of genomic DNA from Flavobacterium endoglycinae. It encodes these proteins:
- a CDS encoding DUF4920 domain-containing protein, whose translation is MKLRVLLTVLFTCSSCFLFSQEDVEKPAPPAGNAVIGDFYGQDVSDDAIDRAVSVNQLEDALKKSSKIESVAVKGEVTDVCEKRGCWITVKSDDNSSFFVKMKDYAFFVPTALKGKNVVLEGKAERKITSVEELKHYAKDAKKTKSEIDAITKPKEEIRFMATGIKVTN